A window from Theropithecus gelada isolate Dixy chromosome 1, Tgel_1.0, whole genome shotgun sequence encodes these proteins:
- the ANGPTL1 gene encoding angiopoietin-related protein 1, which yields MKAFTWTLGVLFFLLVDVGRCRGGQFKIKKINQRRYPRATDGKEEAKKCAYTFLVPEQRITGPICVNTKGQDASTIKDMITRMDLENLKDVLSRQKREIDVLQLVVDVDGNIVNEVKLLRKESRNMNSRVTQLYMQLLHEIIRKRDNSLELSQLENKILNVTTEMLKMATRYRELEVKYASLTDLVNNQSVMITLLEEQCLRIFSRQDTHVSPPLVQVVPQHIPNSHQYTPGLLGGNEIQRDPGYPRDLMPPPDLATSPTKSPFKIPPVTFINEGPFKDCQQAKEAGHSVSGIYMIKPENSNGPMQLWCENSLDPGGWTVIQKRTDGSVNFFRNWENYKKGFGNIDGEYWLGLENIYMLSNQDNYKLLIELEDWSDKKVYAEYSSFRLEPESEFYRLRLGTYQGNAGDSMMWHNGKQFTTLDRDKDMYAGNCAHFHKGGWWYNACAHSNLNGVWYRGGHYRSKHQDGIFWAEYRGGSYSLRAVQMMIKPID from the exons ATGAAGGCTTTTACCTGGACCCTAGGTGTGCTATTCTTCCTACTAGTGGACGTTGGACGTTGCAGAGGTGgacaattcaaaattaaaaaaataaaccagagaaGGTACCCTCGCGCCACAGATGGTAAAGAGGAAGCAAAGAAATGTGCATACACATTCCTGGTACCTGAACAAAGAATAACAGGGCCAATCTGTGTCAACACCAAAGGGCAAGATGCAAGTACCATTAAAGACATGATCACCAGGATGGACCTTGAAAACCTGAAGGATGTGCTCTCCAGGCAGAAGCGGGAGATAGATGTTCTGCAACTGGTGGTGGATGTAGATGGAAACATTGTGAATGAGGTAAAGCTGCTGAGAAAGGAAAGCCGTAACATGAACTCTCGTGTTACTCAACTCTACATGCAACTATTACATGAGATTATCCGTAAGAGGGATAATTCACTTGAACTTTCCCAATTGGAAAACAAAATCCTCAATGTCACCACAGAAATGTTGAAGATGGCAACAAGGTACAGGGAACTAGAGGTGAAATATGCTTCCTTGACAGATCTTGTCAATAACCAATCTGTGATGATCACTTTGTTGGAAGAACAGTGCTTGAGGATATTTTCCCGACAAGACACCCATGTGTCTCCCCCACTTGTCCAGGTGGTGCCACAACATATTCCTAACAGCCATCAGTATACTCCTGGTCTGCTGGGAGGTAACGAGATTCAGAGGGATCCAGGTTATCCCAGAGATTTAATGCCGCCACCTGATCTGGCAACTTCTCCCACCAAAAGCCCTTTCAAGATACCACCGGTAACTTTCATCAATGAAG GACCATTCAAAGACTGTCAGCAAGCAAAAGAAGCTGGGCATTCGGTCAGTGGGATTTATATGATTAAACCTGAAAACAGCAATGGACCAATGCAGTTATGGTGTGAAAACAGTTTGGATCCTGGGGGTTGGACTGTTATTCAGAAAAGAACAGATGGCTCTGTCAACTTCTTCAGAAATTGGGAAAATTATAAG AAAGGGTTTGGAAACATTGACGGAGAATATTGGCTTGGACTGGAAAATATCTATATGCTTAGCAATCAAGATAATTACAAGTTACTGATTGAATTAGAAGACTGGAGTGATAAAAAAGTCTATGCAGAATACAGCAGCTTTCGTCTGGAACCCGAAAGTGAATTCTATAGACTGCGCCTGGGAACTTACCAGGGAAATGCAGGGGATTCTATGATGTGGCATAATGGTAAACAATTCACCACACTGGACAGAGATAAAGATATGTATGCAG GAAACTGCGCCCACTTTCATAAAGGAGGCTGGTGGTACAATGCCTGTGCACATTCTAACCTAAATGGAGTATGGTACAGAGGAGGCCATTACAGAAGCAAGCACCAAGATGGAATTTTCTGGGCCGAATACAGAGGCGGGTCATACTCCTTAAGAGCAGTTCAGATGATGATCAAGCCTATTGACTGA